A stretch of Paludisphaera borealis DNA encodes these proteins:
- a CDS encoding glucosamine-6-phosphate deaminase, with protein sequence MSSAERTVQISGSTVIVCPNAEAASRVAAESIAATIDSALKSRGKAILGLATGATPEVVYANLAARHRAGGLSFQKVVTYNLDEYYPIQPIDPLSYRSYMHRHLFSRVDLPANQAHVLDGTVPEAFVREHTAEFDRWIEADGGLDLQLLGIGRNGHIGFNEPAEWSVAEAAAAPTRLVELHPVTRADAVREFGDAAKVIPRALTMGVKQILSARAIVMLATGPRKASIVAQALRGPVTTAVPASLLQTVADRVVWILDEPAAAELGS encoded by the coding sequence ATGTCCTCCGCCGAACGAACCGTCCAGATTTCCGGGTCGACCGTGATCGTCTGCCCCAACGCCGAGGCCGCGAGCCGGGTCGCCGCCGAGTCGATCGCCGCCACCATCGACTCGGCCCTGAAAAGCCGAGGAAAAGCCATCCTCGGGCTGGCGACCGGAGCCACGCCCGAGGTCGTCTACGCCAACCTCGCCGCCCGGCACCGGGCCGGCGGCCTCTCGTTCCAGAAGGTCGTCACCTACAACCTGGACGAGTATTACCCGATCCAGCCGATCGACCCGCTGAGCTACCGGTCGTACATGCACCGGCACCTGTTCAGCCGGGTCGATCTTCCCGCGAACCAGGCGCACGTCCTCGACGGCACGGTCCCAGAGGCGTTCGTCCGCGAGCATACGGCCGAGTTCGACCGCTGGATCGAAGCCGACGGCGGCCTCGACCTCCAGTTGCTGGGGATCGGCCGCAACGGCCACATCGGGTTCAACGAGCCGGCCGAATGGTCCGTCGCCGAGGCCGCCGCAGCGCCGACGCGGCTGGTCGAACTTCACCCGGTCACCCGGGCTGACGCCGTCCGCGAGTTCGGCGACGCCGCGAAGGTGATCCCCCGCGCGCTCACAATGGGCGTGAAGCAGATCCTGTCGGCGCGCGCCATCGTGATGCTGGCCACCGGCCCCCGCAAGGCCTCGATCGTCGCCCAGGCCCTCCGCGGCCCCGTCACCACGGCCGTCCCCGCCTCGCTCCTCCAGACCGTCGCCGACCGGGTCGTCTGGATTCTCGATGAACCCGCCGCCGCGGAACTCGGTTCGTAA